The following coding sequences are from one Formosa haliotis window:
- a CDS encoding TonB-dependent receptor, whose amino-acid sequence MKNIFSLLLLFVCGVTFSQTTITGTVADDSTQPIPGANIIIEGTSTGTVTDFDGHFTLSTDLNPPFKVIVSSVGFDSTSAMVTTNNQELTFTIKEGTVLDEVVISASRTPERIFESPVTVERFGLKEIKNTASADFYDGLENLKGVDINTNSLTFKSINTRGFAAFSNTRFMQLVDGMDNATPALNFPIGNLVGMTETDVLSVELLPGASSALYGANAFNGILFMRSKNPFEHSGISGYAKQGVTVQDAAGTNSYTDVGIRIAHKFSDVFAAKVNFSWLKGTDWAADNYAGKPGTGATRADIDYDGYNVYGDEVSTNIRAASGGLGIIPNVEVSRTGYNESDLTNYNAESIKGDWGLYLRPWKSDFEIAYVGKFGTGNTIYQGTNRYNIADFFQQQHKIEVKNDNFFVRGYVVADNAGDSYDMVFTGININRTWKSDTQWFGEYINTYAASTLGGATDTEAHQAARAVADQGRLVPGTKEFEDAFNTVTSNPDLNSGSQFKDASKYYHSDANYNFGHLLDWAEIQVGGSFRQYDLNSSGTIYTDTDGPIKYSEMGFYTQLQKKFLANEALKLTASLRYDKSELFDGFFSPRISLGYTLGDTDNHNIRGSFQSGFRNPTTQDLFIGLDAGRAILVGSAESNLDRDVRTYPVSASGQSLGQPDTVEIVGRAAYENAFTLNSVENGAPVAAHVDLVKPEQVMSFEIGYRGKLENAIVDFSMYYNKYKDFISNETVVVPLYGTVGDNSLSLAALQNGDYKAYQTYTNSAADVKSYGASIQISTKVFLTYDLSANYTFAKQDFDQAAYPDFRTSFNTPEHKVKASFGNTDLFKNFGFNVSWRWSDAYFWQATFGDGNIPSYHTFDAQVNYRVPSLKSSFKLGATNLLGEEYFTAIGTGYIGSMYYVSWTINNL is encoded by the coding sequence ATGAAAAACATTTTTTCTCTTCTACTATTGTTTGTATGTGGTGTAACTTTCTCACAAACAACAATAACAGGAACAGTAGCAGATGATAGCACACAACCTATTCCTGGTGCCAATATTATTATAGAAGGCACATCTACTGGAACCGTTACCGATTTTGACGGACATTTCACCCTCTCTACAGATCTAAATCCGCCTTTTAAGGTAATAGTGAGTAGTGTGGGTTTCGATTCAACTTCGGCCATGGTAACAACTAACAATCAAGAATTAACATTTACTATTAAAGAAGGTACCGTTCTAGATGAAGTGGTAATTTCTGCCTCACGAACACCAGAACGTATTTTCGAATCTCCAGTAACCGTAGAACGTTTTGGATTAAAAGAAATTAAAAACACGGCTTCTGCCGACTTCTACGACGGGCTAGAAAATTTAAAAGGTGTAGATATCAACACCAATAGCTTAACCTTTAAGTCGATAAATACACGTGGATTTGCCGCGTTTTCAAATACCAGATTCATGCAATTGGTAGATGGTATGGACAATGCAACACCGGCTTTAAACTTCCCAATAGGAAATTTAGTAGGAATGACGGAAACCGATGTTCTTAGTGTCGAATTACTTCCAGGAGCGTCTTCTGCCCTATACGGTGCGAATGCTTTTAATGGTATTTTATTTATGAGAAGTAAAAACCCATTCGAACATTCTGGAATTAGCGGCTATGCCAAACAAGGAGTTACCGTTCAGGATGCCGCAGGAACCAATTCGTATACCGATGTAGGTATTAGAATCGCTCATAAATTTAGCGATGTCTTTGCTGCTAAAGTCAACTTCTCTTGGTTAAAAGGTACCGATTGGGCTGCCGATAACTATGCTGGAAAACCTGGCACAGGAGCTACAAGAGCCGATATTGATTACGATGGTTATAACGTATATGGTGATGAAGTGTCCACAAATATTAGAGCTGCCTCTGGCGGACTAGGAATAATCCCGAATGTAGAAGTTAGTAGAACGGGTTATAATGAATCGGACTTAACAAACTACAATGCGGAAAGTATAAAAGGAGACTGGGGGCTCTATTTACGTCCGTGGAAATCTGATTTCGAAATTGCCTATGTTGGGAAATTCGGAACAGGAAATACCATTTACCAAGGAACAAACCGTTATAACATTGCAGACTTTTTTCAACAACAACATAAAATTGAAGTAAAAAATGATAACTTCTTTGTTAGAGGGTATGTGGTTGCCGATAATGCTGGAGATTCTTACGATATGGTATTTACCGGAATTAACATTAATAGAACGTGGAAAAGCGATACGCAGTGGTTCGGAGAATACATTAACACCTACGCAGCCTCTACTTTAGGAGGAGCAACAGATACCGAAGCTCACCAAGCGGCAAGAGCTGTTGCAGATCAAGGTCGACTGGTTCCAGGAACCAAAGAATTCGAGGATGCATTTAACACCGTTACTTCTAACCCAGATTTAAATTCAGGATCTCAATTTAAAGATGCTTCTAAATATTATCATTCCGATGCAAATTATAACTTCGGACATTTACTAGATTGGGCAGAAATACAAGTAGGAGGTTCATTTAGACAATATGATTTAAATTCTTCTGGTACCATTTATACCGATACCGATGGTCCTATTAAATATTCTGAAATGGGATTTTATACCCAACTTCAGAAAAAATTCTTAGCTAATGAAGCTTTAAAATTAACAGCCTCGTTACGCTACGACAAATCTGAATTGTTTGACGGATTCTTTTCACCTAGAATATCTTTAGGTTATACTTTAGGAGATACAGACAACCACAATATAAGAGGGTCGTTCCAATCTGGATTTAGAAATCCAACTACCCAAGATTTATTTATTGGTTTAGATGCAGGTAGAGCGATTTTAGTAGGGTCTGCAGAAAGCAATTTAGATCGCGATGTTCGAACTTATCCGGTAAGTGCAAGCGGGCAATCTTTAGGACAACCAGATACGGTAGAAATTGTAGGTAGAGCTGCATACGAAAATGCGTTTACCTTAAATTCTGTTGAAAACGGAGCTCCTGTTGCAGCACATGTAGATCTTGTTAAACCAGAACAAGTTATGTCTTTTGAAATAGGATACCGCGGTAAATTAGAAAATGCTATTGTAGATTTTAGTATGTATTATAACAAATACAAAGACTTTATTTCTAACGAAACAGTTGTTGTACCTTTATACGGAACAGTTGGAGACAATTCGCTGTCTCTAGCGGCCCTGCAAAACGGAGATTACAAAGCCTACCAAACCTATACAAATTCGGCGGCCGATGTAAAATCTTATGGGGCATCTATACAGATATCAACCAAAGTATTCCTTACTTACGATTTATCTGCTAATTATACGTTTGCCAAACAAGATTTCGATCAGGCAGCTTACCCAGATTTCCGAACAAGTTTTAATACTCCTGAACATAAAGTAAAAGCAAGTTTTGGAAACACCGATTTATTTAAAAATTTCGGATTTAATGTATCCTGGAGATGGAGTGACGCGTATTTCTGGCAAGCTACTTTTGGTGATGGTAATATACCGTCTTATCATACTTTTGATGCGCAGGTTAACTACCGAGTACCATCGTTAAAATCTTCATTTAAATTAGGTGCAACCAACCTTTTAGGCGAAGAATATTTTACAGCGATAGGAACCGGTTACATTGGTTCAATGTATTATGTGTCATGGACAATTAACAACTTATAA
- a CDS encoding FoF1 ATP synthase subunit delta/epsilon, producing the protein MYLEIVSPEGKIFSSEVDAVTVPGADGEFEMLNHHAAIVSLLTEGTVKIKVHTQSHLEYDKLHPEVTPHMVDTKVLTFKIKSGTLELKDNKIIILAD; encoded by the coding sequence ATGTATTTAGAAATTGTATCGCCAGAAGGCAAAATATTTAGTTCTGAAGTTGATGCCGTAACGGTACCAGGTGCAGATGGAGAGTTTGAAATGCTTAACCATCACGCTGCTATAGTTTCACTTTTAACAGAAGGAACCGTTAAAATAAAAGTGCATACACAGTCTCATTTAGAATACGATAAATTACATCCTGAAGTAACCCCACATATGGTTGATACTAAAGTATTAACCTTTAAAATTAAGTCGGGAACTTTAGAGTTAAAAGACAATAAAATTATAATCTTAGCCGACTAA
- the glmS gene encoding glutamine--fructose-6-phosphate transaminase (isomerizing) yields MCGIVGYIGNREAYPIVINGLKRLEYRGYDSAGIAIYDGKDLKVSKTKGKVSDLEERVEKEITTNGNVAIGHTRWATHGVPNDVNSHPHYSNSGDLVIIHNGIIENYESLKKELIKRGYTFKSDTDTEVLVNLIEEILKNEKNLKLGKAVQIALNQVVGAYAIAVFDKNKPDEIVAARLGSPLAIGVGEDEFFIASDASPFLEFTKNAIYLEDEELAIIRLGKEIKIRKIKDDSLVDPYIQELQLNLEQIEKGGYDHFMLKEIYEQPTAILDTFRGRLLVNEGIIKMSGIEDNMKKFLNADRIIIVACGTSWHAGLVSEYIFEDLARIPVEVEYASEFRYRNPVITEKDIVIAISQSGETADTLAAIKLAKSKGAFVFGVCNVVGSSIARESNAGAYTHAGPEIGVASTKAFTTQITVLTLMALRLARAKGTISSSDYRRHLIELELIPEKVKKALESDAYVKTVASIYKDAKNCLYLGRGYNFPVALEGALKLKEISYIHAEGYPAAEMKHGPIALIDEQMPVIVIATKKGHYEKVVSNIQEIKSRKGKIIGIVTEGDESVRDLADHVIEVPDCSESLSPLLTTIPLQLLSYHIAVMLDKNVDQPRNLAKSVTVE; encoded by the coding sequence ATGTGTGGCATTGTAGGATATATAGGAAACAGAGAAGCTTACCCTATAGTTATAAATGGTCTTAAACGCCTAGAATATCGTGGTTACGATAGTGCAGGTATTGCCATTTACGACGGTAAAGACTTAAAAGTTAGTAAAACAAAAGGAAAAGTTTCAGATTTAGAAGAACGCGTAGAAAAAGAAATTACCACTAATGGTAATGTCGCTATCGGGCATACCCGTTGGGCTACTCACGGAGTTCCAAACGATGTAAACTCTCATCCGCATTATTCTAATTCAGGCGATTTAGTAATTATCCATAATGGAATTATAGAAAACTACGAGTCGTTAAAAAAAGAATTAATAAAAAGAGGATATACTTTTAAATCTGATACAGATACAGAAGTATTAGTAAATCTTATTGAAGAAATCCTTAAAAACGAAAAGAATTTAAAATTAGGGAAAGCCGTACAAATTGCTTTAAATCAAGTGGTAGGTGCCTATGCAATTGCCGTTTTCGATAAAAACAAACCTGACGAAATTGTTGCTGCCAGACTTGGTAGTCCGTTAGCCATTGGTGTTGGAGAAGACGAGTTTTTTATTGCAAGTGATGCGTCTCCGTTTTTAGAATTTACAAAAAATGCCATTTATCTTGAAGACGAAGAATTAGCTATAATTCGTTTAGGTAAAGAAATTAAAATACGAAAAATAAAGGATGATTCTTTAGTAGATCCTTACATTCAAGAGCTTCAACTAAACTTAGAGCAAATTGAAAAGGGAGGTTACGATCATTTCATGCTTAAAGAAATTTACGAACAGCCAACTGCTATACTAGATACTTTTAGAGGCCGATTACTGGTAAATGAAGGTATCATAAAAATGTCGGGGATAGAGGACAACATGAAAAAATTCCTTAATGCCGATCGTATAATCATCGTAGCTTGTGGTACATCTTGGCATGCGGGTTTAGTTTCAGAATACATTTTTGAAGATTTAGCACGTATTCCTGTAGAAGTAGAATATGCTTCAGAATTTAGATATAGAAATCCGGTTATTACAGAAAAAGATATCGTTATTGCCATTTCTCAATCTGGAGAAACTGCAGATACTTTAGCTGCTATAAAATTAGCAAAATCTAAAGGCGCATTCGTATTTGGTGTGTGTAACGTTGTTGGTTCGTCTATCGCTAGAGAGTCTAATGCGGGGGCTTACACCCACGCCGGACCGGAAATTGGTGTGGCATCTACAAAAGCCTTTACTACACAAATTACGGTTTTAACTTTAATGGCTTTACGATTAGCAAGAGCTAAAGGCACAATATCAAGTTCAGATTACCGTCGACATTTAATAGAATTAGAACTTATTCCTGAAAAAGTAAAAAAAGCATTAGAATCTGATGCTTATGTAAAAACAGTTGCTTCTATTTATAAAGATGCCAAAAACTGTTTATACCTAGGAAGAGGTTACAATTTCCCTGTAGCTCTTGAAGGCGCTTTAAAACTTAAGGAAATTTCTTACATACATGCTGAAGGTTACCCTGCGGCAGAAATGAAACATGGCCCTATTGCTTTAATAGACGAGCAAATGCCTGTTATTGTTATTGCTACTAAAAAAGGACATTACGAAAAAGTAGTTAGCAATATTCAAGAAATTAAATCAAGAAAAGGTAAAATTATTGGAATTGTTACTGAAGGAGACGAAAGTGTAAGAGATTTGGCCGACCACGTTATTGAGGTCCCAGATTGTTCTGAATCTTTATCACCACTATTAACCACTATTCCTCTTCAATTATTATCCTATCATATTGCAGTAATGTTAGATAAGAATGTAGATCAACCTCGTAACTTAGCCAAGTCTGTTACAGTAGAATAA
- the atpD gene encoding F0F1 ATP synthase subunit beta: MSKITGKVAQIVGPVIDVVFESEGELPKIYDSLEITKKDGTLLILEVQSHIGEDTVRTIAMDSSDGLSRGTEVVATGAPIQMPIGDDVYGRLFNVIGDAIDGLGDLPKAGDAGLPIHRPAPKFEDLSTSTEVLFTGIKVIDLIEPYAKGGKIGLFGGAGVGKTVLIQELINNIAKGHGGLSVFAGVGERTREGNDLLREMLESGIIKYGDDFMHSMEDGGWDLSKVDKNIMKESKATFVFGQMNEPPGARARVALSGLSIAEYFRDGAGDGQGKDVLFFVDNIFRFTQAGSEVSALLGRMPSAVGYQPTLATEMGAMQERITSTKTGSITSVQAVYVPADDLTDPAPATTFAHLDATTVLSRKIAELGIYPAVDPLDSTSRILTADILGKDHYDCAQRVKELLQRYKELQDIIAILGMEELSEEDKLAVGRARRVQRFLSQPFHVAEQFTGIPGVLVDIKETIKGFNMIMDGELDHLPEAAFNLKGSIEEAIESGEKMLADS; encoded by the coding sequence ATGTCAAAAATTACAGGTAAAGTTGCACAAATCGTTGGTCCAGTTATCGATGTTGTATTCGAATCAGAAGGCGAACTTCCAAAAATTTACGATTCTTTAGAAATTACAAAAAAAGATGGTACACTTTTAATATTAGAAGTACAATCTCACATTGGTGAAGATACAGTTCGTACCATCGCAATGGACTCTTCAGATGGATTAAGTAGAGGAACAGAAGTTGTTGCAACAGGAGCTCCTATACAAATGCCAATTGGTGATGATGTTTATGGTAGACTTTTCAATGTAATTGGAGATGCTATTGATGGATTAGGAGATTTACCTAAAGCAGGTGATGCTGGATTACCAATCCATAGACCTGCTCCAAAATTTGAAGACTTATCAACATCTACTGAAGTTTTATTTACAGGTATTAAAGTAATCGACTTAATTGAGCCTTACGCAAAAGGAGGTAAAATTGGTTTATTCGGTGGTGCTGGTGTAGGTAAAACAGTATTAATTCAGGAATTGATTAACAATATTGCAAAAGGTCACGGTGGACTTTCAGTATTTGCTGGAGTTGGAGAACGTACACGTGAAGGAAATGACCTTTTAAGAGAGATGTTAGAGTCTGGTATTATTAAATACGGAGATGACTTTATGCACTCTATGGAAGATGGTGGATGGGATTTGTCTAAAGTAGATAAAAACATCATGAAAGAATCGAAAGCGACTTTCGTATTCGGACAAATGAACGAACCACCTGGAGCACGTGCTCGTGTAGCATTATCTGGTTTATCTATCGCAGAATATTTCCGTGATGGTGCTGGAGATGGTCAAGGTAAAGACGTATTATTTTTCGTAGATAACATTTTCCGTTTTACACAAGCTGGTTCAGAGGTATCTGCACTTTTAGGACGTATGCCTTCTGCAGTAGGTTACCAACCAACATTAGCAACAGAAATGGGTGCGATGCAAGAACGCATTACATCTACTAAAACAGGATCTATTACATCTGTACAAGCGGTTTACGTACCTGCAGATGATTTAACTGACCCTGCTCCTGCTACAACCTTTGCTCACTTAGATGCTACTACAGTATTATCTCGTAAAATTGCCGAGCTTGGTATTTACCCTGCGGTAGATCCGTTAGATTCTACATCTAGAATTTTAACAGCAGACATTTTAGGAAAAGATCATTACGACTGTGCACAACGTGTAAAAGAGTTATTACAACGCTATAAAGAATTACAAGATATTATTGCTATTTTAGGTATGGAAGAATTATCTGAAGAAGATAAATTAGCCGTAGGTAGAGCAAGACGTGTACAACGTTTCTTATCTCAGCCATTCCACGTAGCAGAACAATTTACAGGTATACCAGGAGTTTTAGTTGATATTAAAGAAACTATTAAAGGATTTAATATGATTATGGATGGTGAATTAGATCACTTACCAGAAGCAGCATTTAACCTTAAAGGTTCTATTGAAGAAGCTATCGAGTCTGGAGAAAAAATGTTAGCCGACTCATAA
- a CDS encoding Y-family DNA polymerase: MYALVDCNNFYASCERVFNPNLRGKPIAILSNNDGCVIARSDEAKALNLPMGAPAFKYEAFFKANNIQVFSSNYPLYGDMSSRVMRILEQFTPDVEVYSIDEAFLEFKGFKYFDFNACGHEMRTRILKWTGIPTCVGMAPTKALSKVANKIARKFPERTKGVYLIDSEASRIKALKWLKIEDVWGVGRHLSRRLKLKNCHTAYDFTLLPDDYIRKQFSIVEWRLKQDLLGKATLVLEKPSPKKAIATTRSFENTFSDIDNLTERVSTFATSCAEKLRKQNSSCHMIIVQLSSSRHKTDISYENASKMITLSYPTDSSLIISKQAVVAVKQLFKVGVKYKRAGVIVTGLVPNDAFQLNLFSSENPKHKPLMQIIDTLNIKYKGHAIKLGNQDLKQTWKMKQERLSPKYTTNINEIIIVK; the protein is encoded by the coding sequence ATGTATGCTTTGGTAGATTGTAATAATTTTTATGCCTCTTGCGAACGGGTTTTTAATCCGAATTTGCGAGGAAAACCTATTGCCATTTTATCTAATAATGATGGTTGCGTTATTGCACGAAGTGACGAAGCAAAAGCATTGAACCTTCCTATGGGAGCACCTGCATTTAAATATGAAGCTTTCTTTAAAGCCAATAATATTCAGGTATTTTCTTCAAATTATCCTCTTTATGGTGATATGAGCTCGCGAGTAATGCGAATTTTGGAACAATTTACACCCGATGTTGAAGTGTACAGTATCGATGAGGCTTTTTTAGAATTTAAAGGATTTAAATATTTCGATTTTAATGCCTGTGGACATGAAATGCGAACTCGAATATTAAAATGGACTGGTATTCCTACTTGTGTCGGTATGGCACCAACTAAGGCTCTTTCAAAGGTGGCCAATAAAATTGCACGAAAGTTTCCAGAACGCACTAAAGGGGTGTATTTAATAGATTCTGAGGCTTCTAGAATTAAAGCTTTAAAGTGGTTAAAAATTGAAGATGTTTGGGGTGTTGGTAGACACTTGTCTAGGCGATTAAAGTTAAAGAACTGTCATACTGCTTACGATTTTACATTACTTCCAGACGATTATATTCGTAAACAATTTTCTATAGTAGAGTGGAGGCTAAAACAAGATTTGTTAGGGAAGGCAACCTTAGTGCTTGAAAAACCATCGCCTAAAAAAGCAATTGCTACTACAAGAAGCTTTGAAAACACCTTCTCTGATATCGATAATCTTACCGAACGAGTTTCTACGTTTGCTACAAGTTGTGCCGAAAAATTGAGAAAGCAAAACAGTAGTTGCCATATGATTATTGTGCAATTGAGTAGCAGTCGTCATAAAACGGATATCTCATATGAAAATGCCAGTAAAATGATTACCTTGTCATATCCAACCGATTCATCTTTAATAATTAGTAAACAAGCTGTAGTAGCAGTTAAGCAACTGTTTAAAGTTGGTGTAAAGTATAAACGTGCTGGAGTTATAGTGACAGGTTTAGTTCCTAATGATGCTTTTCAATTGAATCTATTTAGTTCTGAAAATCCAAAGCATAAACCTTTAATGCAGATTATAGATACTTTAAATATAAAATATAAAGGTCATGCTATTAAGTTGGGAAATCAGGATTTAAAACAGACATGGAAAATGAAACAAGAACGACTATCACCAAAATATACGACTAATATTAATGAAATTATTATTGTAAAATGA
- a CDS encoding acyltransferase family protein, translating to MKQRIESVDLLRGITIAAMILVNTPGDWGSVYAPLLHAEWHGLTPTDLIFPFFLFIVGISIYYAYKYKSNTTGTYKKVAVRSLKLIGLGLFLNIFTPIPPFFEALDTVRISGVLQRIGIVFFITAWLYLNCNWKTLLGITFAILLGYWLFLGFVPLPNGTAPTFERAANNWSNFIDLKVFGKHMWQPDYDPEGLIGTIPAIATSLLGVLIGKFLDSEGLHKAIKLIGLGVLGIVLGYMWHLVFPLNKALWSSSFVLATAGYGTLILGIIYFIVDVKGWHFGAIFKYAGMNAITVYFLSSLISKIFYLIPVGENDNIHSWLYKTFFVHDFLPANFSSLSYAVVVVLCYLGLGLYLYKKKIFIKV from the coding sequence ATGAAACAGCGTATTGAATCTGTAGACTTACTTCGAGGCATCACCATTGCTGCCATGATTTTAGTAAATACCCCTGGAGATTGGGGGAGTGTTTATGCGCCGTTGCTTCATGCGGAATGGCATGGTTTAACACCTACAGATTTAATTTTTCCTTTTTTTTTATTCATTGTAGGTATTTCTATTTACTATGCATATAAGTATAAATCGAATACCACCGGAACTTATAAAAAGGTCGCTGTACGCAGTTTAAAGCTGATAGGTCTAGGTTTGTTTTTAAATATATTTACACCTATTCCTCCGTTTTTTGAAGCTTTAGATACGGTTCGTATTTCAGGTGTTTTACAGCGTATCGGAATTGTGTTTTTTATTACCGCTTGGTTATATCTTAATTGTAATTGGAAAACCTTATTAGGGATTACTTTTGCAATTTTGTTAGGGTATTGGTTGTTTTTAGGGTTCGTGCCCTTGCCAAACGGAACAGCTCCTACTTTTGAACGTGCGGCTAATAATTGGTCTAATTTTATAGATTTAAAGGTTTTTGGAAAACACATGTGGCAACCTGATTACGACCCTGAAGGTTTAATAGGAACAATTCCAGCAATAGCAACAAGTCTTTTAGGCGTGCTTATAGGAAAATTTTTAGATTCAGAAGGCCTTCACAAAGCGATAAAACTTATTGGATTAGGAGTCTTAGGCATTGTGTTAGGTTATATGTGGCATTTGGTTTTTCCTTTAAATAAAGCCCTTTGGAGTAGTAGTTTTGTACTTGCAACCGCAGGCTATGGTACCTTAATTTTGGGGATTATATATTTTATTGTAGATGTAAAAGGCTGGCATTTTGGAGCGATTTTTAAATATGCAGGAATGAATGCCATTACCGTCTATTTTCTGTCGAGTTTAATTAGTAAAATCTTTTATTTGATTCCTGTTGGGGAGAACGATAATATTCATTCTTGGTTATACAAGACGTTTTTTGTTCACGATTTTCTGCCTGCAAATTTTTCATCGTTAAGTTATGCTGTGGTAGTTGTTTTATGTTATTTAGGATTAGGACTGTATCTGTATAAAAAGAAGATTTTTATTAAAGTTTAA
- a CDS encoding LexA family protein, with protein MMLHQTPKLTFFTPEVVPNSGAAFVDSGISAGFPSPADDFKEERLSLDEELVRNKEATFFARVSGQSMIGAGLDDKDLLVIDRSLAATHNKIAVCFLDGEFTVKRLNVQGSEIWLMPENPNYEPIQVTDANDFVIWGIVTNVIKRV; from the coding sequence ATGATGCTACACCAAACGCCTAAATTAACGTTTTTTACACCGGAAGTTGTCCCGAATTCAGGAGCTGCTTTTGTAGATTCTGGAATATCGGCTGGATTTCCTTCCCCTGCAGACGACTTTAAAGAAGAACGGTTATCTTTAGATGAAGAATTAGTGCGGAATAAAGAAGCTACATTTTTTGCACGGGTTAGCGGTCAGTCTATGATAGGAGCTGGCCTAGACGACAAAGATTTATTGGTGATAGACAGAAGCCTAGCAGCGACCCATAATAAAATAGCAGTATGTTTTTTAGATGGCGAATTTACTGTAAAGCGCTTAAATGTTCAGGGTAGTGAAATTTGGTTAATGCCAGAAAATCCGAACTATGAACCTATTCAGGTTACAGATGCTAACGATTTTGTGATTTGGGGTATCGTGACCAATGTTATTAAACGTGTTTGA
- a CDS encoding SGNH/GDSL hydrolase family protein gives MKVKYIWLAALSLTFAACNNDDDASSPDDNGMVYPPLTAGTADFSNYVSVGNSLTAGYTDNALFIASQNNSFPKMLAEKFEMVGGGDFIQPLTNDNYGGLALAGARIAAPRLVTTGGAPVSLESVIGPVTVTTDIALNNPTGPFNNMGVPGAKSYHLLANGYGNIGNLSAGLANPYFVRMTGSTPDASVIELTMAQNPTFFSLWIGNNDILGYATSGGDGSNPITDQATFNYAYTTLVNTLTSGGSQGIVANIPYVTSIAHFTTVPYNALDPSNPDFAAQIPLLNMVYGSLNQIFEAVGQSERTIEFSETSASAVVIKDKSLADLSQVITGALLASPTFPAFLEQIGLPASAAPIVAPLLGSTYGQARQATASDLFVLPSSAIIGTVNTTIANALISQGLPQNIAYQFSAEGITLPLEDKWVLIPTEQDDIKTATDAFNATIKAAADQANLAFVDANAVLQKVATPGGYGYGDFILNSELVTGGAFSLDGVHPTSRGYALIANEFMKAIDATYESNFEASGNLINLGNYPTNYSPLLQ, from the coding sequence ATGAAAGTAAAATATATATGGTTAGCAGCCCTTTCCCTAACTTTTGCTGCTTGTAATAATGATGATGATGCGTCTTCTCCAGATGATAATGGAATGGTATATCCGCCACTAACAGCAGGAACTGCAGATTTTTCTAACTATGTTTCGGTAGGAAACTCATTAACCGCTGGATATACAGATAATGCCTTGTTTATAGCAAGTCAAAACAATTCTTTCCCTAAAATGTTAGCCGAAAAATTTGAAATGGTTGGCGGAGGCGACTTTATCCAACCCCTTACAAACGACAATTACGGCGGATTAGCCTTAGCGGGAGCACGAATTGCAGCCCCTAGATTAGTCACAACAGGAGGTGCTCCGGTATCTTTAGAATCTGTTATTGGCCCCGTTACCGTGACTACAGACATTGCTTTAAACAACCCAACAGGCCCTTTCAATAATATGGGAGTTCCAGGAGCCAAAAGTTATCATTTGTTGGCAAACGGATACGGAAATATTGGCAATCTTTCTGCTGGTTTAGCAAATCCGTATTTTGTGAGAATGACAGGAAGTACTCCTGATGCCTCGGTTATCGAATTAACAATGGCCCAAAACCCAACCTTCTTTTCACTTTGGATTGGTAATAACGATATCCTAGGTTATGCCACATCGGGAGGCGATGGCTCTAACCCAATAACAGATCAAGCTACCTTTAACTATGCGTATACCACTTTAGTAAACACCCTAACTTCTGGTGGCTCGCAAGGTATTGTTGCTAACATACCTTATGTTACGAGTATTGCACATTTTACAACAGTACCATATAATGCTTTAGACCCTTCTAACCCCGACTTTGCAGCACAGATCCCATTATTAAACATGGTATATGGTTCGCTTAATCAAATTTTTGAAGCCGTAGGACAAAGTGAAAGAACAATCGAATTTTCGGAAACTAGCGCTAGTGCTGTTGTTATTAAAGATAAAAGTTTAGCAGATTTATCTCAAGTAATCACAGGAGCCTTATTGGCTAGCCCAACTTTTCCTGCATTTTTAGAGCAAATAGGGTTACCTGCATCTGCAGCACCTATTGTAGCTCCCCTATTAGGATCAACCTATGGGCAAGCCAGACAAGCTACCGCATCAGATTTATTTGTATTGCCTAGCAGTGCAATTATTGGCACAGTAAACACCACCATCGCCAATGCTTTAATTAGTCAAGGATTACCTCAAAACATAGCCTATCAATTTTCTGCCGAAGGGATAACCCTACCTTTAGAAGATAAGTGGGTATTGATTCCTACGGAGCAAGATGACATTAAAACTGCTACAGATGCGTTTAATGCGACCATAAAAGCAGCTGCAGATCAAGCCAACCTTGCTTTTGTAGATGCCAATGCGGTTTTACAAAAAGTGGCAACACCAGGCGGTTATGGTTACGGCGATTTTATTTTGAATTCGGAATTGGTTACCGGAGGTGCTTTTTCATTAGATGGAGTGCATCCAACCTCGAGGGGTTATGCCTTAATTGCAAATGAATTTATGAAAGCTATTGATGCTACTTACGAATCTAACTTTGAAGCTTCAGGAAACTTAATTAATCTAGGAAACTATCCTACTAACTATTCTCCTTTGCTTCAATAG